Proteins encoded together in one Lathyrus oleraceus cultivar Zhongwan6 chromosome 5, CAAS_Psat_ZW6_1.0, whole genome shotgun sequence window:
- the LOC127079100 gene encoding aspartic proteinase Asp1 — MKSGKLGFFVVLLLLSSSTCLAWFGSSKHKTSTANEQSSSSSSSSSSPSFLNRFRSGSSVVFPVHGNVYPVGFYNVTLNIGNPPRPYFLDIDTGSDLTWLQCDAPCSRCSQTPHPLYRPSNDLVPCRHPLCASVHQTDNYDCEVQHQCDYEVEYADFYSSLGVLVNDVYVLNFTNGVQLKVRMGLGCGYDQIFPESSYHPVDGMLGLGRGKSSLISQLSSQGLVRNVVGHCLSAQGGGYIFFGDVYDSSRLAWTPMSSNDHKHYSAGPAELVFGGKKTGFGNLLAVFDTGSSYTYFNSNTYQALISWLTKELAGKPIQEAPEDQTLPLCWSGKRPFRSVYDVKKYFKPIAFSFPGCGRTKAQFEIPPEAYLIISNMGNVCLGILNGSEVGMEDLNLIGDISMLDKVMVFDNEKQLIGWAPTDCNRVPKSRDISI, encoded by the exons ATGAAATCAGGGAAATTGGGATTCTTTGTTGTGCTACTCTTGTTGAGTTCATCTACTTGTTTAGCTTGGTTTGGTAGTAGTAAACACAAAACTTCAACTGCAAATGAACAatcctcctcctcctcctcctcatcATCATCACCTTCGTTCTTAAACCGTTTTCGTTCTGGCTCATCCGTCGTGTTCCCGGTTCACGGAAATGTTTACCCTGTTGG TTTTTATAATGTGACTCTCAACATTGGGAATCCACCAAGGCCATATTTTCTTGATATTGACACGGGTAGCGACCTAACATGGCTTCAATGTGATGCACCTTGCTCCCGGTGCTCCCAG ACACCCCATCCGCTTTACCGGCCTAGCAATGACTTAGTCCCCTGCAGGCATCCCCTCTGTGCATCTGTGCATCAGACAGATAACTATGACTGTGAAGTCCAGCATCAGTGTGACTATGAAGTTGAGTATGCAGATTTTTACTCATCCCTTGGTGTACTTGTCAATGATGTCTATGTTCTCAACTTTACAAATGGAGTCCAACTGAAAGTTCGTATGGGACTTGG ATGTGGATATGATCAGATTTTTCCAGAATCCTCCTACCACCCTGTAGATGGTATGCTTGGTCTTGGCAGGGGAAAATCTAGCTTGATATCACAGTTGAGTAGTCAGGGTTTGGTGAGAAATGTGGTTGGACACTGTTTGAGTGCACAAGGAGGAGGATACATCTTCTTTGGAGATGTTTATGATTCGTCTCGATTGGCTTGGACTCCAATGTCATCGAATGATCA CAAACATTACTCAGCAGGGCCAGCTGAACTCGTTTTTGGAGGGAAGAAGACTGGgtttggaaatcttttagctgTTTTTGACACTGGGAGTTCTTACACTTACTTCAACTCCAACACTTATCAAGCACTAATTTCTTGG TTGACAAAAGAATTAGCTGGAAAGCCTATACAAGAAGCACCTGAAGACCAAACTCTCCCTCTATGTTGGTCTGGAAAAAGACCTTTTAGAAGTGTATATGACGTCAAAAAATACTTCAAGCCTATTGCGTTTAGTTTCCCAGGCTGTGGGAGAACAAAAGCCCAATTTGAAATCCCTCCTGAAGCATACCTGATAATATCA AACATGGGAAATGTTTGCTTGGGCATTCTAAATGGCTCTGAAGTAGGAATGGAGGATCTGAACCTAATCGGAG ACATATCCATGCTGGACAAAGTGATGGTATTTGACAATGAGAAGCAGTTGATTGGTTGGGCACCAACAGATTGTAACCGGGTTCCAAAATCCAGAGATATCAGCATTTGA
- the LOC127079101 gene encoding NAC domain-containing protein 2 encodes MQGELELPPGFRFHPTDEELVNHYLCRKCAGQSISVPVVKEVDLYKFDPWQLPEMGYHSEKEWYFFSPRDRKYPNGSRPNRAAGSGYWKATGADKPIGKVKPMGIKKALVFYAGKAPKGVKTNWIMHEYRLANVDRSAGKKNNLRLDDWVLCRIYNKKGKIEKFNTGNTVEVHNYYEHEEEEHERKPEIQKLVNYQLYMDTSDSVPKLHTDSSSSGHVVSPDVTCDREVQSEPKWNELGIQLDNAFGFEFNYLDNNTLSFEYDDDPFGTNDQYQINQLSPLQDMFMYQQKPF; translated from the exons ATGCAAGGTGAATTAGAGTTACCACCTGGTTTCAGATTTCATCCAACCGATGAAGAGTTGGTGAATCACTACTTGTGTAGGAAATGTGCTGGTCAATCAATTTCTGTTCCCGTTGTTAAAGAAGTTGATTTGTATAAGTTTGATCCATGGCAGCTTCCTG AAATGGGTTATCACAGTGAGAAAGAATGGTACTTCTTCTCTCCGAGGGACCGGAAATACCCAAACGGCTCCCGGCCTAACCGGGCTGCTGGAAGTGGTTACTGGAAGGCTACTGGAGCTGATAAACCAATAGGGAAAGTGAAGCCAATGGGGATAAAAAAGGCACTGGTTTTCTATGCCGGGAAAGCCCCGAAAGGAGTGAAAACTAATTGGATTATGCATGAGTATCGTCTTGCCAACGTTGATAGGTCCGCCGGCAAGAAAAATAACTTGAGG CTAGATGATTGGGTGTTGTGTAGAATTTACAACAAGAAAGGAAAGATTGAGAAATTCAACACTGGTAACACAGTAGAGGTTCATAATTATTATGAGCATGAAGAAGAAGAGCATGAGAGAAAGCCAGAAATTCAGAAGTTGGTGAATTACCAATTGTACATGGACACATCGGATTCGGTTCCGAAGCTGCACACGGACTCGAGCAGCTCCGGGCACGTGGTTTCGCCGGATGTCACGTGCGACAGAGAGGTGCAGAGTGAACCAAAATGGAATGAGCTTGGGATACAGCTGGATAACGCGTTTGGTTTTGAGTTTAATTACTTGGATAATAATACCCTTTCATTTGAGTATGATGATGACCCTTTTGGGACCAATGATCAGTACCAAATCAACCAGCTTTCTCCGTTACAGGATATGTTCATGTACCAGCAAAAGCCATTTTGA